The Thermoplasmatales archaeon genome contains the following window.
CTCAACTCCAAAAGAAACAATTATTATATCAAAATCGCTTATTGGATAGCTGAGTGCATTTCCCTCCTCTACTTTTATATCAAGATTGTATTCAGAAATTATTTTTCTTGCAATCTCAATTGCTTCTCTATCTTTATCTATGCCTGTATAAATCGCTTTAATATTTTTTGCAAGAGAAATAAGTGTATTTGGCAAAGGACCGCATCCAATATGAAGAATCTTATCCTTTTCCTTTATTTTTACCATTTCAAATTCCTCAACAATCGCTCTTTCAAAAAAATTGATATATGCTTTTGCAAAAAATTTTGATAATAGCTTTTCAATGAAAATAAACATGCGGTCATGCATTCTTTTTGTTTCCATGCTTCGTAAAATTTAGCAAAATTTATATTTTTAGTGGCTATCGGTAATCCGTGAGCCACCATGAGAGTGGCAATATATGCAAGAGTTAGCACTGAAGATCAAGCAAAGGAAGGGTTTAGCCTGAGCAATCAGCTTGAAAAATTGAGAAGCTATTGCATGGCAAGGGGCTGGGAAATAGTTGGCGAGTATGTTGATGATGGATACAGCGGGAGGGATATAAGAAGGCCCGCCTACCAAAAAATGATGGAAGAAATTGATAAATGGGATGCATTGCTTGTAATAAAAATGGATCGCATCCATAGAAATACTAAAAATTTCATGCTGATGATGGAAAAGTTGAAGTCAAAAGGAAAAGAATTTGTTTCAATGACAGAAAGCCTCGATACAAGCACCGCAATGGGAAGGTTTGTAATGGACATAATCCAGCGAATAGCCCAGCTCGAAAGCGAGCAGATCGGCGAGAGGGTATATGACGGCATGCGCCAGAAGGCGAAGGAGGGAGCGGGTTTGCTTGGCTCCCCATCACCATATGGGTATGAATACAGGGAGGGGAAGCTTGTGGGGATTGGGGAGGAGATGAGGGTTGTTAAGGAAATTTACAGGAGATATTTGGAAGGGATGAGTTTGAGGGAAATATGTATTTGGCTGGAGGAAAATGCGAGGAGTAAGTATAATGGGAAGTGGGATAAGAAAACTGTTTCTAGAATCCTTTCGAATCCTGTATATTGCGGGCTGGTTGAATGGGATGATATTCTTTTCCCAGGGGAGCATGAGAAAATTGTTGATATTGAAGATTTTAATCTTGTTCAAATTTTAAAGGCGAAAAAGGCAAGGAGGAAAGGAAAAATTTTTGTTATTGAGGGAATGAAAAAAAAGTATATATGATTTATTTTCTTAGTATATTGTTTATATATACTAAATTATCTCAGTAAATGTTTTTTATATACTAAAATAGTTTTGCCTGCTGTGGAAAAATTTTTTATCAGAAAAATAGATACTTAGTAAATTCAGTATATATACTTCATTTACTCTGTAATCTTTTATTATAAACTTCCTCTGCTATCCTTCTTATTATCTCAACTTTTTTTCCTTTTTTATCAACAACTATCCTTCCTTCTTTTCTCCACCATTTTTTTGGATAACTTTTTTCCTCCTTTAATGGATTTAACCCAATTTTCTTTGCAGCCTGAAAAATCTCATCTATTGTAGGATTTTTGATGGCAAGGCTTTTTTTAACCTTCCTCCCTTCCTTTCTGCTAAACTCAATATCAAAATAAGAAGGCCATATCACCCATTTATCCTTCATTCTTTTCTTCAATCAAAACCGCATTTATGCAACCATGCTGGCCCGGGCGGGAAGTAACTTTTGCCTTTCCAATTTCTGTAAGAATTATTGCCCCCTTTGTTATTATATCTCTCCTTACATAGTGAGGATTTGCGGGATTTTCAACAACATCTTTTATCTCAACTCTTTTTGTTTCTCCTGTCTTTGGATTTGTAACATTTGCATGCTTTGCGGATATAACCATCACTTTTTGATTTCCTCCTCTTACCCTTATCTTCTTTAATTTATCCTCTCCTATTAATGGTAAAATTGGATCCCTACCCATTTCATATTTTCTTTTCTTCCTTGCGGGTCTGTAAATACCTCCTGTTTCTTTTCTTCTGCTTCTTCCATGCCACTGCATAGTTGGAATATAAAAGGTATAAATAATTTTTGCTTTTAAAAAATTAAAAAGAGGTAAAGAAAGAAGCTAAAATTATAATGTAGCTCCTAGGTTGTTATATTCATCAAGCTCTTCCGCTAAGCTAAGAATATCATCGCGATTTTCTGTATCAAGTGCGTCATTTACCATTGAAATTATTTCTTCTTCTGTTAGTGGATAGTTAATGTCTGGATGAGCAGCATTTAGTAATGCAGCAACCGCCTGGCGCAGTAAAATTCCCGCTGCATCTTGAATATCATCTCCGCCT
Protein-coding sequences here:
- a CDS encoding class I SAM-dependent methyltransferase produces the protein METKRMHDRMFIFIEKLLSKFFAKAYINFFERAIVEEFEMVKIKEKDKILHIGCGPLPNTLISLAKNIKAIYTGIDKDREAIEIARKIISEYNLDIKVEEGNALSYPISDFDIIIVSFGVEPRNEVFERIRRDCKKNAKIICRKQWDFLDTIFGKRELPDGFEVISYHKRRDLIKSYLLRPS
- a CDS encoding recombinase family protein, whose product is MRVAIYARVSTEDQAKEGFSLSNQLEKLRSYCMARGWEIVGEYVDDGYSGRDIRRPAYQKMMEEIDKWDALLVIKMDRIHRNTKNFMLMMEKLKSKGKEFVSMTESLDTSTAMGRFVMDIIQRIAQLESEQIGERVYDGMRQKAKEGAGLLGSPSPYGYEYREGKLVGIGEEMRVVKEIYRRYLEGMSLREICIWLEENARSKYNGKWDKKTVSRILSNPVYCGLVEWDDILFPGEHEKIVDIEDFNLVQILKAKKARRKGKIFVIEGMKKKYI
- a CDS encoding signal recognition particle protein Srp19 (binds to 7S RNA to mediate binding of the signal recognition particle protein Srp54); its protein translation is MKDKWVIWPSYFDIEFSRKEGRKVKKSLAIKNPTIDEIFQAAKKIGLNPLKEEKSYPKKWWRKEGRIVVDKKGKKVEIIRRIAEEVYNKRLQSK
- a CDS encoding 30S ribosomal protein S8e codes for the protein MQWHGRSRRKETGGIYRPARKKRKYEMGRDPILPLIGEDKLKKIRVRGGNQKVMVISAKHANVTNPKTGETKRVEIKDVVENPANPHYVRRDIITKGAIILTEIGKAKVTSRPGQHGCINAVLIEEKNEG